A window from Desertifilum tharense IPPAS B-1220 encodes these proteins:
- a CDS encoding photosynthesis system II assembly factor Ycf48 produces the protein MQPIVKIFQRFVTLLAIVVLCTSCGGYLPDLSYNPWKVVQLPSDKILLDIGFTGNPAHGWLVGSEGTLLESNDGGETWQLREVDLDDEKVRFTSVSFSGQEGWIVGEPSILLHTTDEGKSWSRIPLSPKLPGKPNQIFALGPQSAEMTTDVGAIYQTQDGGSTWKAMVQEAVGVFRNISRSPEGQYVTVSAKGNFYSTWEPGQQAWTPHNRNSSRRVQNMGFLADGRLWMLARGGQIQFTNSPSTEDWADPLYPEKSTSWGLLDLSYRTPEEIWVTGGSGNLLCSLDGGKTWQKDREVENVASNFYKVIFLSPEKGFIIGQNGVLLKYQEPAQAA, from the coding sequence ATGCAGCCCATTGTGAAAATTTTTCAACGTTTTGTAACATTATTAGCAATCGTCGTCTTGTGTACGAGTTGCGGCGGTTACTTGCCCGATCTGAGTTATAACCCTTGGAAGGTTGTCCAACTGCCCAGCGACAAAATCCTACTGGATATTGGATTCACAGGCAATCCGGCGCATGGTTGGTTAGTGGGGAGTGAAGGCACCCTCCTAGAATCGAATGATGGGGGTGAAACTTGGCAACTCCGCGAGGTAGACTTAGACGATGAAAAAGTCCGCTTTACCTCGGTGAGTTTCTCCGGACAAGAAGGTTGGATCGTCGGCGAACCTTCCATTCTGTTACATACGACAGATGAAGGGAAATCTTGGTCGAGAATTCCTTTAAGTCCGAAGCTACCCGGTAAACCCAATCAAATATTTGCACTCGGTCCGCAGTCAGCCGAAATGACAACGGATGTGGGAGCAATTTATCAGACCCAAGACGGCGGAAGCACCTGGAAAGCAATGGTGCAAGAAGCCGTTGGGGTGTTTCGCAATATTTCGCGATCGCCCGAAGGTCAATATGTCACGGTGTCCGCCAAAGGAAACTTCTATTCCACTTGGGAACCCGGACAACAAGCGTGGACGCCACACAACCGTAACAGTTCTCGCCGCGTGCAGAACATGGGATTTTTAGCAGACGGTCGCCTGTGGATGCTTGCTAGGGGCGGTCAAATTCAGTTTACCAACTCGCCAAGTACGGAAGACTGGGCCGATCCGCTCTATCCCGAAAAATCCACCAGTTGGGGACTGTTAGACCTCTCCTATCGAACGCCCGAAGAAATTTGGGTGACAGGGGGCAGCGGTAACTTACTGTGTAGTTTAGATGGCGGCAAGACTTGGCAAAAAGATCGCGAAGTCGAAAATGTGGCCTCTAACTTCTATAAGGTCATTTTCCTTTCGCCGGAAAAGGGCTTTATTATTGGTCAGAATGGCGTTTTACTAAAATATCAGGAACCCGCTCAAGCGGCCTGA
- a CDS encoding rubredoxin has translation MSPETTEVNALDRYECRSCGYVYEPTKGDSKANIPPGTAFADLTDTWRCPVCGARKRQFDNIGATGKASGFEENLGYGLGVNTLTPGQKNILIFGALLVGFLFFMSLYALQ, from the coding sequence ATGAGTCCTGAAACGACAGAAGTCAATGCTTTGGATCGGTACGAGTGCCGATCCTGCGGCTATGTCTACGAACCCACCAAAGGCGATAGCAAAGCAAATATTCCCCCTGGAACTGCATTTGCTGATTTAACAGACACCTGGCGTTGTCCGGTGTGTGGCGCGAGAAAGCGTCAGTTTGACAATATTGGCGCAACAGGTAAAGCTTCTGGATTTGAGGAAAATCTGGGTTACGGGCTTGGGGTCAACACCTTAACCCCCGGTCAGAAAAATATTCTCATTTTTGGAGCTTTGCTGGTAGGATTCTTGTTTTTTATGAGTCTCTACGCCTTACAGTAA
- a CDS encoding N-acetylmuramoyl-L-alanine amidase-like domain-containing protein: MALSEIPPTADGDRFRQLMTVAREQQLATRPMSDIVQAIAEQLLGSAYQAGLLDESAEETLVASLTQFDCVLFVEAVLAIARGIALQDYTYSSFTQNLQAQRYWNGHLNGYCSRLHYFSEWIADNHRRRLVQDIGTQLGGIPLEKTLNFMSQHRSSYPQLVDNSANYRCIQAMEASIAHQKINYIPQDQIRQRYPQLQPGDIIAVATDIPGLDVTHTGLVYRHPNGNIGLIHASPVGEVTIAEDLQNYISNVESAIGILVARPLDPRQNVR, translated from the coding sequence ATCGCCCTTAGTGAAATTCCCCCAACAGCCGATGGCGATCGCTTTCGACAACTGATGACAGTGGCTCGCGAGCAACAGTTAGCCACTCGTCCGATGAGCGACATTGTACAAGCGATCGCCGAACAACTCCTCGGTTCTGCCTATCAAGCAGGCTTGCTAGACGAATCTGCCGAAGAAACCTTAGTCGCTTCCCTGACTCAGTTTGACTGCGTTTTATTTGTCGAGGCAGTATTAGCGATCGCGCGCGGAATTGCCCTGCAAGATTACACCTACTCCAGCTTTACCCAAAACCTGCAAGCCCAACGCTACTGGAACGGCCATTTAAATGGATATTGCAGCCGCCTCCATTATTTCTCAGAATGGATTGCTGACAATCACAGGCGGCGACTCGTACAAGACATCGGCACCCAACTGGGGGGAATTCCCCTAGAGAAAACCCTCAACTTTATGAGCCAGCACCGCAGCAGCTACCCGCAACTGGTTGATAACTCAGCCAACTATCGCTGCATTCAAGCAATGGAAGCCAGCATCGCCCACCAGAAAATCAACTATATTCCCCAAGATCAAATTCGCCAGCGCTACCCACAACTTCAACCGGGCGATATTATTGCCGTCGCTACCGATATTCCCGGCTTAGATGTCACCCATACCGGATTGGTCTATCGCCATCCTAACGGCAACATCGGATTGATCCACGCTTCCCCCGTCGGTGAAGTCACCATTGCTGAAGATTTACAAAACTACATCAGTAACGTTGAGAGCGCGATCGGAATTTTAGTCGCTCGTCCCCTCGATCCGCGCCAAAACGTCAGATAA
- a CDS encoding sensor histidine kinase, whose product MPKSFHPKISPPTLFEGNQHEFGVEPTLGDLPLYEFQVEIGCIGTEVARVFEQYPSLPGAILVNDGQFVGMISRRRMLEYLLLPQGLQLFLTQPLEVLYSYARTDILILPETMSIVTATGQALRRSPELIAEPVVVKGNNRTLRLLDIHELHLASWQIRGIDAQVRYERIQAQTIQSEKMANLGRLVDGVAHEILDPISFIWGNLTYVSTYSQSLMELAETYEKYLPELPAEIEQLKEEIDLEFIQQDLPRSLQSIMTGAERLKQLAIGLQNFCHIDEIYPKPADIHASLDSIVLLLKSRLGSDIQIIRNYGKLPSVPCFISQLNQVFMNILTNAVNALLNRAVALKFAVEFQGKDPRDFHYQPSIRIVTEVCSLEPSQPGKPDSRWVRIAIADNGPGLSERAKQEILDSFSVERRAEKETSLALSYWIITSRHGGKFNLRSRNTCDAIDKLETGTEFEIFLPLIG is encoded by the coding sequence GTGCCCAAATCCTTTCATCCTAAGATATCGCCACCGACTCTATTTGAAGGCAATCAGCACGAATTTGGAGTAGAGCCGACCCTGGGCGATTTACCCTTATACGAGTTTCAGGTAGAAATCGGTTGTATTGGCACTGAGGTTGCGCGCGTATTTGAGCAGTATCCCTCTTTACCCGGTGCCATTTTGGTGAATGATGGGCAGTTTGTCGGCATGATCTCGCGGCGACGGATGTTGGAATACTTACTGCTGCCGCAAGGTTTGCAATTATTTCTCACTCAGCCTTTAGAGGTGCTTTATAGCTACGCCCGCACCGACATTTTGATCCTACCGGAAACGATGTCGATCGTGACGGCAACGGGTCAAGCGTTGAGGCGATCGCCAGAACTGATTGCAGAACCCGTGGTTGTCAAAGGCAATAACCGCACCCTACGCTTATTAGATATTCACGAACTGCACTTAGCATCTTGGCAAATTCGCGGGATTGATGCTCAAGTGCGCTACGAACGCATTCAAGCCCAAACCATCCAAAGCGAGAAAATGGCGAATTTGGGGCGTTTGGTGGATGGGGTTGCCCATGAAATTCTCGATCCCATCAGTTTTATTTGGGGAAATCTCACCTACGTTTCCACCTATTCCCAAAGCTTGATGGAATTGGCGGAGACTTACGAAAAATACTTGCCCGAACTCCCCGCCGAAATTGAACAGCTTAAAGAAGAGATCGATTTAGAGTTTATTCAACAAGACTTGCCGCGTTCTCTTCAAAGCATCATGACTGGGGCAGAACGCTTGAAGCAACTGGCGATTGGCTTGCAAAACTTTTGCCATATTGATGAAATCTACCCCAAGCCCGCAGATATTCATGCCAGTCTCGACAGTATTGTCTTGTTGTTGAAAAGTCGTCTGGGCAGCGATATCCAAATTATTAGAAATTACGGCAAATTGCCGTCCGTGCCTTGTTTCATCAGTCAACTGAACCAGGTATTTATGAACATTCTCACGAATGCCGTAAATGCGTTGCTCAATCGAGCCGTCGCGTTGAAGTTTGCCGTGGAGTTTCAAGGCAAAGATCCGCGTGACTTTCACTATCAACCGTCTATCCGGATCGTGACGGAGGTTTGTTCTTTGGAACCGAGTCAGCCGGGTAAGCCCGATTCTCGCTGGGTGAGAATTGCGATCGCCGATAACGGTCCGGGGTTGTCGGAACGCGCCAAACAGGAGATTCTGGACTCGTTTTCTGTGGAACGACGGGCGGAAAAAGAGACGAGTCTGGCGTTAAGTTATTGGATTATTACCTCCCGGCATGGGGGGAAGTTTAATCTGCGATCGCGCAATACCTGCGACGCGATCGACAAGCTGGAAACCGGAACAGAATTTGAAATCTTCTTGCCGTTGATCGGCTAG